A window from Drosophila kikkawai strain 14028-0561.14 chromosome 2L, DkikHiC1v2, whole genome shotgun sequence encodes these proteins:
- the LOC108079584 gene encoding uncharacterized protein, with amino-acid sequence MRFLLLAVLAFMVCSSGVSALRCYICEDCDENSQLTEMEVCDGTPVSSSPSPSPSPGSSPSPSPSPSPSPSPSPGTAPSPSPAAPAAPPSEEEEDYDSDESTTVGIMPAGNGGGAAAAAGGAATPAASPAAPESAAESEEEEEEEEEEEEDERRRRSSARQAQLGAPTPFCYVVRLHLNESVITKRGCTTARTSNDTSVCNGLFENWSVGGCDLCRDDGCNRPIGGLSKGILGLEASLALTLMAIVARFLI; translated from the exons ATGCGTTTCCTTTTACTGGCGGTGTTGGCCTTTATGGTTTGCAGCTCAGGTGTTTCAG CCTTGCGTTGCTACATTTGCGAGGACTGCGACGAGAACTCTCAATTAACCGAAATGGAGGTGTGTGATGGCACACCTGTCAGTTctagtccaagtccaagtccaagtccaggTTCAAGTCCCAGTCCGAGTCCCAGTCCGAGTCCCAGTCCAAGTCCCAGTCCTGGGACAGCTCCCTCACCTTCACCTGCTGCCCCAGCTGCTCCTCCCTCCGAAGAGGAAGAGGACTATGACAGCGATGAGTCAACTACAGTGGGCATAATGCCAGCAGGaaatggaggaggagcagcagcagcagcaggaggagcagcaaccccagcagcatcaccagcagctCCAGAATCCGCAGCTGAGAGTGAAGAggaggaagaagaagaggaagaggaggaagaggatgaAAGAAGGAGAAGATCAAGTGCCCGGCAAGCCCAACTCGGGGCTCCCACACCATTTTGCTATGTAGTGCGGCTTCACT TGAATGAATCGGTGATCACCAAGCGTGGCTGCACCACCGCCCGCACGAGCAATGACACCAGCGTTTGTAATGGACTCTTTGAGAACTGGTCCGTGGGTGGATGTGACCTCTGCCGGGACGATGGCTGCAACAGGCCCATCGGAGGATTGTCCAAGGGAATCCTGGGACTGGAAGCCAGTCTGGCGCTGACACTAATGGCCATTGTGGCTCGCTTTCTGatctaa
- the witty gene encoding uncharacterized protein witty, with translation MSGVLLLLLAFLMAFISNGAAIKCFVCDSSDNPSCADLGSNSTIMAEECTLDKIKSLDTWLFDLNKFSYFDNGANKFPLMNCQKVVAKDPETRKVVTARFCQLDTGDSDACEILRTKLRIPNTEERDQRQQRRKNQGHGGHGQDAGDSEEPSAEEAFFCDICKTDNCNGAAAITLALGSILAMIVLHWGC, from the exons ATGTCGGGagttttgttgctgcttttggcCTTTTTGATGGCCTTCATTTCGAATG GCGCCGCGATCAAGTGCTTTGTCTGCGACTCTAGCGATAATCCCAGCTGCGCCGATCTGGGCTCCAATTCCACCATAATGGCAGAG gAATGCACTTtggacaaaataaaatcactgGACACTTGGCTTTTCGACCTCAACAAGTTTTCCTATTTTGATAATGGAGCCAACAAGTTTCCGCTGATGAATTGCCAAAAGGTGGTGGCCAAAGATC CTGAAACCCGCAAGGTGGTAACCGCTCGCTTCTGCCAGCTGGACACCGGCGATTCGGATGCCTGTGAAATCCTGCGGACCAAGCTGCGTATCCCCAACACCGAGGAGCGGgatcagcggcagcagcgtcgcAAGAATCAGGGCCATGGCGGACATGGTCAGGATGCGGGGGACAGCGAAGAACCCTCGGCCGAGGAGGCCTTCTTCTGTGACATCTGCAAGACGGATAACTGCAATGGTGCGGCGGCCATAACGCTAGCGTTGGGCTCCATTCTGGCCATGATTGTGCTCCACTGGGGCTGctaa
- the LOC108079647 gene encoding UPAR/Ly6 domain-containing protein bou, protein MSTTTTFIIVCLAVAANILTVSAIRCHQCNSHENEDCASLVVNTPRAQRDEQYLKDCVAPVGQQAFCRKTVIKFEVNSGHRIERNCGWIPEKIQNACFTADNEGYKQVVCTCSEEGCNGASSLMGARQVGYSLAATVVSLAVASSLLRH, encoded by the exons ATGTCCACAACAACAACGTTCATCATCGTTTGCCTGGCAGTGGCGGCCAATATCTTAACAG TGTCTGCCATTCGTTGTCATCAGTGCAATTCGCACGAGAACGAGGACTGCGCCAGCTTGGTGGTTAACACCCCTCGCGCCCAGCGCGACGAACAGTATCTCAAGGATTGCGTGGCGCCTGTGGGCCAGCAGGCCTTCTGCCGGAAGACTGTGATCAAGTTTGAGGTAAACTCTGGGCATCGGATCGAGCGGAATTGCGGCTGGATACCGGAGAAGATCCAGAATGCCTGCTTCACCGCCGACAATGAGGGCTACAAGCAGGTGGTGTGCACCTGCAGTGAGGAGGGTTGCAATGGAGCCAGCTCCTTGATGGGAGCCCGGCAGGTGGGCTACAGTCTGGCGGCCACTGTGGTCAGTCTGGCAGTGGCCTCCTCCCTGCTGAGGCACTAA
- the LOC108079646 gene encoding UPAR/Ly6 domain-containing protein CG9338 isoform X3 encodes MMRLFKSSYAIKCFVCNSHKDANCALDIPPDNLLKDCDEQYSSRGKGIPTYCRKITQIIEFSVNSLPPDSRVIRTCGYQNQTSTSYCYQRAGFGGRQVVCSCDTDNCNGAGALGVSSTAMVAMVAVGLLLGARQWLQR; translated from the exons ATGATGAGACTTTTTAAATCaa GCTATGCCATAAAATGCTTTGTCTGCAACAGCCACAAAGATGCCAATTGTGCGCTGGACATACCGCCGGACAACTTGTTGAAGGACTGCGATGAGCAGTACTCGTCCCGCGGCAAGGGCATACCCACCTACTGCCGCAAGATCACACAGATCATTGAGTTCTCCGTGAACAGCC TGCCCCCAGATAGCCGTGTGATAAGGACCTGTGGCTACCAGAACCAGACCTCCACCAGCTATTGCTATCAGCGTGCTGGCTTTGGTGGTCGCCAGGTGGTCTGCTCCTGCGACACGGACAATTGCAATGGCGCCGGAGCGTTGGGCGTCTCCTCCACAGCAATGGTAGCAATGGTGGCAGTGGGACTCCTACTGGGCGCCCGCCAGTGGCTGCAGCGTTAA
- the LOC108079646 gene encoding UPAR/Ly6 domain-containing protein crok isoform X2 — translation MSTDSCLLAETGYAIKCFVCNSHKDANCALDIPPDNLLKDCDEQYSSRGKGIPTYCRKITQIIEFSVNSLPPDSRVIRTCGYQNQTSTSYCYQRAGFGGRQVVCSCDTDNCNGAGALGVSSTAMVAMVAVGLLLGARQWLQR, via the exons ATGAGCACAGATTCCTGTTTGCTGGCCGAAACTg GCTATGCCATAAAATGCTTTGTCTGCAACAGCCACAAAGATGCCAATTGTGCGCTGGACATACCGCCGGACAACTTGTTGAAGGACTGCGATGAGCAGTACTCGTCCCGCGGCAAGGGCATACCCACCTACTGCCGCAAGATCACACAGATCATTGAGTTCTCCGTGAACAGCC TGCCCCCAGATAGCCGTGTGATAAGGACCTGTGGCTACCAGAACCAGACCTCCACCAGCTATTGCTATCAGCGTGCTGGCTTTGGTGGTCGCCAGGTGGTCTGCTCCTGCGACACGGACAATTGCAATGGCGCCGGAGCGTTGGGCGTCTCCTCCACAGCAATGGTAGCAATGGTGGCAGTGGGACTCCTACTGGGCGCCCGCCAGTGGCTGCAGCGTTAA
- the LOC108079646 gene encoding UPAR/Ly6 domain-containing protein CG9338 isoform X1, translating to MQNIYVISALILAIAVQQGYAIKCFVCNSHKDANCALDIPPDNLLKDCDEQYSSRGKGIPTYCRKITQIIEFSVNSLPPDSRVIRTCGYQNQTSTSYCYQRAGFGGRQVVCSCDTDNCNGAGALGVSSTAMVAMVAVGLLLGARQWLQR from the exons ATGCAGAACATCTATGTGATTAGTGCGCTGATTTTGGCCATTGCCGTGCAGCAAG GCTATGCCATAAAATGCTTTGTCTGCAACAGCCACAAAGATGCCAATTGTGCGCTGGACATACCGCCGGACAACTTGTTGAAGGACTGCGATGAGCAGTACTCGTCCCGCGGCAAGGGCATACCCACCTACTGCCGCAAGATCACACAGATCATTGAGTTCTCCGTGAACAGCC TGCCCCCAGATAGCCGTGTGATAAGGACCTGTGGCTACCAGAACCAGACCTCCACCAGCTATTGCTATCAGCGTGCTGGCTTTGGTGGTCGCCAGGTGGTCTGCTCCTGCGACACGGACAATTGCAATGGCGCCGGAGCGTTGGGCGTCTCCTCCACAGCAATGGTAGCAATGGTGGCAGTGGGACTCCTACTGGGCGCCCGCCAGTGGCTGCAGCGTTAA
- the strat gene encoding guanine nucleotide exchange factor MSS4 homolog: protein MTEEADFSALIAEGKNNTNVRCQYCNSLMLKAHEGVYSKEEVEVPLMMQKQDRTADSLNTEPLQDFWLVKDMMTFENIGFSNTVDGRKFLVCADCERGPVGYHDLATRHCYLALKRVVHKEA from the exons ATGACAGAAGAAGCTGATTTTTCCGCGCTCATAGCTGAGGGCAAGAACAACACCAATGTGCGCTGCCAATACTGCAACAGCCTGATGCTAAAGGCCCATGAGGGCGTCTACAGCAAAGAGGAA GTGGAAGTGCCCCTAATGATGCAGAAGCAGGACCGAACAGCGGATAGCCTTAACACGGAGCCACTGCAGGACTTTTGGCTGGTCAAGGACATGATGACGTTCGAGAACATTGGATTCTCCAACACAGTGGACGGTAGGAAGTTTCTTGTTTGTGCCGATTGCGAGCGAGGACCCGTGGGCTATCACGATCTAGCCACACGCCATTGCTACCTAGCCCTGAAGCGGGTGGTGCACAAGGAGGCGTAG
- the mtsh gene encoding protein mitoshell, protein MNIPIYQVPPMATQSMRQQSLYQQTYLDRNRMITDVFVQEHVSQTTWAWAPPPPPPPPTALLFPGGMTHQPAPAPAAAPIAAHLGHMAYVPMPNVQYYAASSASMNAYGQGQVYSARASTSTAGYYAPPYYNGGSSSNGIGGAAVLLPNKPATSSSATQSQAQTPSPTKRTCDVATQADLLPDEGSEMETLPASDEEKNLDSSDSSFDNCGAGDGFRVHSSTKRNSEVMLHQQLLHDITTISLQGCEIAERVASVHRNRPCFKKIDTLCGRLKQDLLRPDGVLANINSQGIAWAVKDFIFVFTRIVNAWVIMKGYVYNTPDGLNKIKDELPSGFMATFDSWQNETLALVEMIIKSFVNLDDLLLKQKNSFVSKDLSLNNASSIWSFNDSNESTASCKKNNCIIAGQGLGPAASSSPILPIGGAGGGAGFKTFPESEEQRVASTKSSALYKPKSGVSLNYLYTMIEDSEETQRNVDANGTYLKTGTYQPLQKEMLKQIEMPQARHQHREQPIETQWPWQGAPSATPAAAQGIRQGTCRKHLDRHTDARGCINPFSLIKRDVTRQLYELSTGIMELQNLDHFFQKQFTRNYYPEFFHRCQDDFIDIRAIVLQCESASYNHLYHAIHDLRRINFVVRCYLQIYADVKLLAYIELYDKSVNELLSKPPHKPNQYDHIEGRPGEKLFNYQI, encoded by the exons ATGAATATTCCTATCTACCAGGTGCCACCAATGGCCACGCAGTCGATGCGCCAGCAGTCGCTGTATCAGCAAACCTACTTGGACCGCAATCGCATGATCACGGATGTCTTTGTCCAGGAGCATGTCTCGCAGACCACCTGGGCTTGGGccccgccaccaccaccacccccacCGACGGCTCTGTTATTTCCCGGCGGCATGACCCATCAGCCGGCACCGGCACCGGCTGCAGCCCCAATCGCAGCCCACTTGGGTCACATGGCCTATGTGCCCATGCCGAATGTCCAGTACTATGCAGCCAGTTCAG CCTCGATGAACGCCTATGGCCAAGGTCAGGTGTATTCGGCCCGTGCCTCGACGAGCACTGCCGGCTACTATGCCCCACCCTATTATAatggtggcagcagcagcaatggtATCGGAGGAGCTGCTGTTCTCCTGCCCAACAAGCCGGCGACTTCATCCAGTGCCACCCAATCCCAGGCTCAGACGCCCTCGCCAACCAAGCGCACCTGTGATGTAGCCACTCAGGCGGACTTGCTGCCCGATGAAGGGAGTGAGATGGAAACGCTGCCAGCTTCCGATGAAGAAAA GAATCTCGACTCTAGTGACAGTTCCTTCGATAACTGCGGTGCCGGCGACGGATTTCGTGTCCACTCCAGCACCAAACGCAACTCCGAGGTGATGCTGCATCAGCAGCTTCTCCACGACATCACTACGATCTCGCTGCAGGGTTGCGAAATTGCCGAACGTGTGGCCAGTGTCCATCGCAACCGTCCGTGCTTCAAGAAGATCGACACGCTGTGCGGCCGCTTGAAGCAGGATCTTCTGCGTCCGGATGGCGTCCTGGCAAACATCAATTCCCAGGGCATTGCCTGGGCTGTCAAGGATTTCATATTTGTCTTTACGCGCATTGTGAATGCTTGGGTCATCATGAAGGGCTATGTTTATAACACGCCCGATGGCTTGAACAAGATCAAGGATGAGCTGCCAAGTGGATTTATGGCCACCTTTGATTCCTGGCAAAATGAAACACTGGCCCTGGTGGAGATGATCATAAAATCGTTTGTGAACCTGGATGACCTGCTCCTGAAGCAGAAGAATTCCTTTGTGAGCAAGGATCTCAGCCTGAATAATGCCAGCTCCATCTGGAGCTTCAACGATAGCAACGAGAGCACCGCGTCGTGCAAGAAAAACAATTGTATTATTGCTGGACAAGGACTAGGTCCAGCGGCCAGCAGCTCACCGATTCTACCCATTgggggagcaggaggaggagcaggttTTAAAACTTTTCCCGAAAGCGAGGAGCAGCGTGTGGCCTCCACAAAGTCCTCTGCTCTCTACAAGCCCAAGTCCGGTGTGAGTCTCAACTATCTGTATACCATGATCGAGGATTCCGAGGAGACGCAGCGCAATGTGGACGCCAATGGCACTTATCTGAAAACTGGCACCTATCAGCCGCTGCAAAAAGAGATGTTGAAGCAAATTGAGATGCCGCAGGCTAGACATCAGCACCGAGAGCAACCCATCGAGACACAGTGGCCTTGGCAGGGTGCTCCATCAGCCacgccagcagcagcgcagGGGATTCGCCAGGGAACTTGCCGCAAACATTTGGATCGTCATACCGATGCCAGGGGCTGCATTAATCCCTTTAGCCTGATCAAGCGGGATGTCACACGGCAGCTGTACGAGCTTAGTACTGGCATCATGGAGCTCCAGAACTTGGATCACTTTTTTCAAAAGCAGTTTACCCGTAACTAT TACCCGGAATTCTTCCATCGCTGCCAGGACGACTTCATTGATATTCGCGCCATTGTCCTACAGTGCGAGAGTGCCTCCTATAACCATCTATATCATGCCATTCACGATCTGCGTCGCATCAACTTTGTGGTGCGATGCTACCTGCAG ATATATGCGGACGTTAAACTGCTGGCGTACATTGAACTATACGACAAATCTGTGAATGAATTGCTGTCCAAGCCACCGCACAAGCCCAATCAATACGATCATATCGAGGGCCGACCCGGCGAGAAGCTATTCAACTATCAAATATAA
- the LOC108079614 gene encoding ATP-binding cassette sub-family C member 10 codes for MSWSDFAWNWTEFCPTGLKPFANDTNDLLPCFQEILLQLPVYTVFAAISAYNFGNQSRPVIRNALQLRMLWLRTFLAIVLALLPVAKVFAFQRAGIELHAADVLVACAECIMWVVHSGFLLTARQYGELSHRGSLLINVVWLTVVVLDGVWLRTSRHFAWWPWSLATLVCDLLFGASLIPKGSAVYSSMPRGGVTSGEDEALLSQRYTYFHFDLNEGHLGHAQDEANVGSRFLFHWVYPLIAKGVAGKLRKIEDLFDLPEALNITRLSERLHLALSQSQSLWRALHRCFGVEFYLIGVLRLIADLSGFAGPLLLGGLLRQDHTDSNEVYYYALGLFGSTLLSALCSTHFDWRMAMVSMKMRVGVVNSIYRKALEARVIKDSRPDMLNLMSTDTDRIVNSCISFHFFWSIPFKLFTTLYLLYLQLGAAFLAGVLFAALLIPINRWLAKRIGIYSSGLMTAKDARLSATTETMQGAKQIKINAWEDIFITKIRGLRQEELRFLSKRKYLDAMCVYFWATTPVLMCLLTFGVSVLMGNPLIASTTYTSVALLYMLIGPLNAFPWVLNGLIEAWVSIKRVQQLMDVPNLDYSSYYNPIMRGSGGVLGSGDLEDAPLDAPRASVLQMKCASFTHEENSEASAFRLKDINVDIKAGQLICIEGPVGGGKSTFLSAIVANLQCTDGEVCVQELTTGFGYVPQSPWLQRGTIRDNIVWGAQFDEQWYKTVLHACALEEDLQILGGDLIGVGENGRTLSGGQRARVALARAVYQDKKVYLLDDVLSSLDAHVARHIIKHCILRLLKHKTRIVVTRSIQLFFHANQILQVKDGHLLPSEYMTQSIDLSLEEDEDRELASRPRSVELANQDDKKSVDSLLLEESREYGHLSSNVFSCYWKAVASPLAFTVLLFVLLMQLTRNMSDAWLAHWVTETTLDPHPNDTSLEHQLMRPELGNDTDSGHTTGFYLSIFTAIALSNSLVTLARAFLFAYAGIKAAIFMHENLLKKVMFAKFNFFDITSVGRILNRFSSDTNTVDDSLPFILNILLAQLAGLVGALCVSLYAMPWLGLIIIPMVPIYLNLQQRYRHASRDIKRLSSNAMSPLYTHFTETLQGLTTIRSMRASPRFQRDFQVKLEESIKAQLTQSAAQQWLALRLQLLGTLLVGGAGLLAAITASHATNPGLVGLCISYALSITGQLGDLLHAVAETEQELVAVERIDQYLQLEGEQNAEGSADPPFGWPTQGVLSFREVQLSYREHLAPALRGVTFQTEAFERVGIVGRTGAGKTSVLAALLRVAPLSQGDIRLDQVNLKTLALNVLRERIGVITQEPFLFEGSVRENLDPRHAFYDSEIWHAIKNSAAATLLVQQLGGLDGKVEQCGNNLSAGQRQLLCLARALLKNAKVVAIDEGTSNLDDESDLSMQQALRNAFKSCTLLFIAHRLRGLQAMDRILVLDDGRICEEGRPQDLASNSSSIFHGMLLAQDINPEEFSSAN; via the exons ATGTCGTGGAGCGACTTTGCCTGGAACTGGACGGAGTTCTGTCCCACGGGATTGAAGCCGTTTGCCAACGATACGAACGATTTGCTGCCCTGCTTCCAGGAGATCCTGCTCCAGCTGCCGGTGTACACGGTCTTTGCAGCCATATCCGCCTACAATTTCGGCAATCAGTCAAGGCCTGTCATCCGGAATGCCCTGCAGCTGCGTATGCTGTGGCTGCGCACATTCCTGGCCATTGTGCTGGCCCTGCTGCCGGTGGCCAAGGTGTTCGCCTTCCAGCGGGCGGGCATTGAACTGCATGCGGCGGATGTGCTGGTGGCCTGTGCCGAGTGTATTATGTGGGTCGTTCATAGCG GTTTCCTCTTGACTGCCCGTCAATATGGTGAGCTTAGTCACCGTGGCTCGCTGCTAATCAATGTGGTCTGGCTCACTGTTGTGGTTCTGGATGGCGTCTGGTTGCGTACAAGTCGCCACTTTGCCTGGTGGCCCTGGAGTTTGGCCACGCTAGTGTGTGACCTTCTATTTGGAGCCTCTCTAATACCCAAGGGTAGCGCTGTATACTCCAGTATGCCGCGAGGAGGAGTTACCAGCGGCGAAGATGAGGCGCTTCTGTCCCAGCGCTATACTTACTTCCACTTTGATCTGAACGAAGGTCACTTGGGGCATGCCCAGGATGAAGCTAATGTGGGATCCCGCTTCCTCTTCCACTGGGTGTATCCCCTGATAGCCAAGGGAGTGGCTGGAAAGTTGAGAAAAATCGAGGATCTGTTTGATCTGCCAGAGGCCTTGAATATCACGCGGTTAAGTGAGCGTCTACACTTGGCCCTGTCGCAGTCCCAGAGCTTGTGGAGAGCCTTACATCGCTGCTTTGGCGTGGAGTTCTACCTGATTGGAGTCTTAAGACTGATTGCGGATTTAAGTGGCTTTGCCGGGCCCCTGCTGCTGGGAGGACTTCTGCGACAGGATCACACGGACTCCAATGAAGTTTACTACTACGCCTTGGGACTCTTTGGGAGCACCCTGCTGTCAGCCTTATGTTCCACGCACTTTGATTGGCGCATGGCCATGGTTTCCATGAAGATGCGCGTGGGAGTGGTGAACTCCATTTACCGAAAGGCCTTGGAGGCGAGGGTCATCAAGGACTCCAGGCCGGACATGCTAAATCTCATGTCCACGGACACGGACAGGATTGTGAACTCGTGCATCAGTTTCCACTTCTTCTGGAGCATTCCCTTCAAGCTATTTACCACGCTGTACCTGCTTTACCTGCAATTGGGAGCTGCCTTCCTGGCCGGCGTGCTCTTTGCCGCCCTGCTCATACCCATCAACAGGTGGCTGGCCAAGAGGATTGGCATCTACTCGAGTGGTCTGATGACGGCCAAGGATGCCAGGCTGTCGGCCACCACAGAGACCATGCAGGGAGCCAAGCAGATCAAGATCAATGCCTGGGAGGATATATTTATAACCAAGATACGAGGACTGCGTCAGGAGGAGCTAAGATTCCTCTCGAAGAGGAAGTACCTGGATGCCATGTGCGTTTACTTCTGGGCCACCACACCCGTGCTGATGTGCCTGCTTACCTTTGGTGTGTCCGTGCTCATGGGTAATCCCCTGATAGCCTCCACGACCTACACCAGTGTGGCCTTGCTTTACATGCTCATTGGTCCTCTGAATGCCTTTCCCTGGGTGCTCAATGGCTTAATCGAGGCCTGGGTTTCCATCAAGAGAGTCCAGCAGCTCATGGATGTGCCCAATTTGGACTACTCCTCGTATTACAATCCCATCATGCGTGGAAGTGGCGGTGTTTTGGGTTCTGGAGACCTAGAAGATGCTCCCTTGGATGCGCCCAGGGCCAGTGTGTTGCAGATGAAGTGCGCCAGCTTTACCCACGAAGAGAACTCTGAAGCGTCTGCCTTCCGCCTGAAGGACATCAATGTGGATATTAAGGCGGGTCAGCTGATATGCATCGAAGGACCCGTGGGTGGTGGCAAGAGCACCTTTCTCTCGGCCATTGTGGCCAACCTGCAGTGCACCGATGGCGAGGTGTGCGTCCAGGAGTTAACCACGGGCTTTGGCTATGTCCCACAGTCGCCGTGGCTCCAGAGAGGCACCATCCGAGATAATATCGTGTGGGGCGCACAGTTTGACGAGCAGTGGTACAAGACAGTACTCCATGCCTGTGCTCTGGAGGAGGATCTGCAGATCCTAGGCGGAGATCTAATAGGCGTGGGCGAGAATGGCAGGACCCTGTCTGGCGGTCAGCGGGCGAGAGTGGCTCTGGCCAGGGCGGTTTATCAGGATAAAAAGG TCTACCTCCTGGACGATGTGCTCTCCTCGCTCGATGCCCATGTGGCCCGTCATATCATTAAGCATTGCATTCTCCGACTTCTCAAGCACAAAACCCGCATTGTGGTCACCCGAAGCATTCAGTTGTTCTTCCACGCCAATCAGATACTTCAAGTTAAGGATGGCCACCTACTGCCCAGTGAATACATGACCCAGAGCATTGACCTGAGCTTGGAGGAGGATGAAGATCGGGAGCTAGCAAGCCGGCCACGATCGGTGGAGCTGGCCAATCAAGATGACAAGAAGAGTGTGGATAGCTTGCTCCTTGAGGAATCCCGGGAATATGGTCATCTTTCAAGCAATGTTTTCTCCTGCTACTGGAAGGCAGTGGCTTCTCCCTTGGCCTTCACTGTCCTGCTCTTTGTTTTGCTAATGCAACTGACCCGGAATATGAGTGATGCCTGGCTGGCACATTGGGTCACAGAGACCACATTGGATCCACATCCGAATGATACTTCCTTGGAGCATCAGTTGATGAGACCTGAGCTGGGAAATGACACAGATTCGGGTCACACCACGGGCTTCTATTTAAGCATCTTTACAGCCATTGCGTTGAGCAATTCTCTGGTGACTCTGGCCCGAGCTTTTCTGTTTGCCTACGCAGGCATCAAGGCGGCCATTTTCATGCATGAAAATCTGCTAAAGAAAGTCATGTTT GCCAAGTTCAATTTCTTTGACATCACCTCGGTGGGTCGCATCCTCAACCGCTTCTCCTCGGACACCAACACCGTGGACGATTCCCTGCCTTTTATACTCAACATTCTGCTGGCTCAACTGGCCGGTTTGGTGGGTGCCCTCTGCGTCAGCTTGTATGCCATGCCCTGGCTGGGCCTGATCATCATTCCCATGGTGCCCATCTACTTGAATCTGCAGCAGCGTTATCGCCATGCCTCCAGGGACATCAAGCGGCTGTCGAGCAATGCCATGTCGCCGCTTTACACTCACTTCACGGAGACTCTCCAGGGTTTGACCACCATAAGGAGCATGCGGGCCAGTCCCCGCTTTCAAAGAGACTTCCAGGTGAAGTTGGAGGAGAGCATCAAGGCGCAGTTGACACAATCAGCGGCTCAGCAATGGCTGGCCTTGCGTCTCCAGTTGCTGGGAACCCTATTGGTGGGTGGAGCCGGTCTCTTGGCCGCCATAACAGCTTCGCATGCAACCAATCCCGGTCTGGTGGGGCTGTGCATCTCCTATGCCTTGTCCATAACTGGACAATTGGGAGATCTTCTCCACGCCGTGGCCGAGACAGAGCAGGAGCTGGTGGCAGTGGAGCGTATAGATCAATATCTACAATTGGAAGGAGAGCAGAATGCGGAAGGCAGTGCTGATCCACCTTTTGGTTGGCCCACCCAAGGGGTTTTGAGTTTCCGCGAAGTCCAACTGAGCTACCGGGAACACTTGGCGCCAGCCCTGAGGGGTGTGACCTTCCAAACTGAGGCCTTCGAGAGGGTTGGGATTGTGGGACGCACGGGAGCGGGCAAGACGTCGGTTTTGGCTGCCCTCCTGCGGGTGGCACCCTTGTCCCAGGGCGATATTAGGTTAGATCAGGTGAATCTGAAGACTCTGGCGTTGAATGTGCTAAGGGAAAGGATAGGAGTGATCACCCAAGAGCCGTTTCTCTTTGAAG GCTCTGTTCGTGAGAACCTGGATCCTAGGCATGCCTTCTATGATTCGGAGATCTGGCATGCCATCAAAAACTCGGCAGCTGCCACTCTGCTCGTTCAGCAACTAGGCGGTCTGGATGGCAAGGTGGAGCAGTGCGGCAATAACTTATCGGCGGGGCAAAGGCAACTCCTCTGCCTGGCCCGGGCtttgctgaaaaatgccaAGGTGGTGGCCATCGATGAGGGCACTTCCAATTTGGACGACGAATCCGATTTGAGCATGCAGCAGGCCCTGAGAAATGCCTTCAAGAGTTGCACTCTGCTGTTCATAGCCCATCGGCTGCGTGGTCTCCAGGCCATGGATAGGATTCTGGTCCTGGATGATGGCAGGATTTGTGAGGAGGGCAGACCGCAGGACTTGGCCTCCAATAGCTCAAGCATTTTCCATGGCATGCTCTTGGCTCAGGACATAAATCCAGAGGAGTTTTCTAGTGCGAATTAG